The SAR202 cluster bacterium nucleotide sequence TGAAGCGTTTCCGCGCGTATTAACGGCGAGTCGCCGCCCATGACGATAACGCGCTGGGCCTTGCCTTCCAGCGCCGTCGCGCACTGCAGCAGAGCGTGGCCGGTGCCCAGGGGTTCGGGTTGCTCCACATATCGGACGGTATCGCCCAGGAGGCCGCGAAGGCCCTGAGCGCCGCTGGGGGATACCACCAGGGTCACGTCGTCGATGCCGGACTGGCGCAAGGCCTCGACGGCGTAGGCGATCATGGGCTTGCCGCCCACGGGGTGCAGCACCTTGGGGACGCTGGACTTCATACGCTGGCCCTGGCCCGCGGCCAGTATCACGCCTGCCCAGTCTTTCATGGACACCTCCCGCCCGGCCAATGGCAGCCGGGGCTCCCGACTCCATGCTATTTTAACAGGGGCTTACATCCAAGGGTGAGTTCTATCTCTGGAGCGGAGGAGGTATGGGGTTCAAGGCTAACTATCTATGCGGACGAGTCGAGTAGTCCTAAGCGAAGACTTACTTTACCTATAACTCAGCCACGCCAATAAGCTCGGCGGTCATCAGAAATCGATGGGTGGGCTTGTTGGGCGGGACGCAGGTGACAAGGACTATCTCCGCCTTTGGGGCGTAAAGGTTCTTATGAAAGTACCCGCTGTCCATCTCAACGGACGTAAGGATCACAGGCTTGCCGTAAGCGCGGTATAAGTAGGCGCTGCCCCCAGCGAATAAGATCACGTCCACGGGCTCACCATTTGTTATCTTGTCCATTACAGAGGGAAGCTGCTCGAATTTTTCGTCGCTGGGGCCGGAACTGCGAATGTGCCCGAAGTACCAGCCTCGCGCGCCTTCGCCAGGGTTGCCGGCAGTCTCGATTCGGCCTATGGACCCCTTGGGCTGCTGGTAGTACAACTTGTTGTCCTCATCCTTAATGAGGTCGAGGGTATTCACCGGGGCGTCCACGTCTATGGAGGGAACAAGAATCCGTTCAGCAGGAGGCAGAGCGCCCAGGCTTGGCAGAGTGTCTTGGAGGGACTCGAAGATATAGGTTTTGCCAAAGGCGTTGACGCTTATCTTTTCTTTGGCAGGCGGTTTCGGGGTGGCGGTGGGAATGGGGGCAGGGGAGGTGTACGCCGGGTCAACGCGGGGTTCTGGCGACGGTGCCGGCTCTTGCGACGCGGCGATGGGAGTCCCAGGCGCTGCCGGGTTGGGAGGTGTCGGCAGGTCAATGGCGATGGAATCGTTTTCTGAGGGCAGCGGGAGGTAGGAGGGTGTGTCCTGGAGCGAGGCGACCTGGGCGGTAAGCTGGGTGAGGAACCGGTCTGCGCTCTGGTCCTGCCGCCAGTAGAAGAGTGGCATCCCCGCGGCCACGCCCAGGCCTGACAGGACCAGAAGCCAGGCGGCTATAACGGCGGCGCGTCTGGTCTTTAATCGAGCTGTCAACCTTTTGAGCATGTCGTGAGCCTCAAGCCGTTCTTAGAAGTTGGACGTGGCTTTTAGGATAATGATCAGGCCGGCTGCGGAAATCACGGCGGCGCTGCCCACAGGGAAAAACCTCATAGCTGCTTCTCCCACTTTTGACATTGCGCCATGCTGATGGCCGGTGAAGCGGAACAGCAGCTTTCGGCCATAGAGGAAGAGAAGGGCTACGGCGGTCAGCGTGCCCGCCAGCCCAAGGCTGAAGGCCACCACCAGAAAGAGGCCAAACCCGATGCGATGCAGGGCTATGGCGCTGAGCATGATAACGACGGCGGAGGGGCAAGGCAGAAGGCCGCCTGTCACGCCCACGGTCATCAGGCTCTTCCAGTTCACATCTCCACCGTGAGGGATGTGCTGATGGCTGTGCGGGTGATCGCGTTCAGCTTTGTCATCGGCGCGTTCATGGCCGTGGGAATGGGGGTGGTGGAGCCTGGATACGAGGCCAAAGGCGGGAAGCCGCGTCTTCAGCCACGAAGTGTCGCCCAGCAGCGCCCGCAGCCGCGACTGCAGGAGCCAAAGCCCCAGGCCAATCACTAGAATGCCGGAGGTAAGCTCAATCCAGGGGAACAGGTCTTCAGCCAGGATGTATTGAGACGCGAGAAGCGTTACCAGGCCCAGGGCGAAGACGGTGATGGTGTGAGTGACGGTCACAGGAATGCCGATGAGGAAGGCGTGTTTGAAGCTGGCCCTGGAACCCACCAGGTAGGCCGCTACGATGGTCTTGCCGTGGCCGGGCGAGAGGGCATGCAAAGCGCCCCATAGCATGGCCGCCAGGGCGGAGAAAAGCAGCACCGGCAGAGTCAGGCTTTCGGTGGTAATAAGGGAGGTGAAGCCTCCGCCCTTGTCGGTAGACGGAGAGGGCGCCGACGGGAGAAGCGCCGGCGGAGGCCGCGAGGGCGTCCGCAATCGTAAAGCCTAGCTCCACCCTGCGAGTCTCCAGCGGGCTTTGCAGCAGGTTCTCAGGATACGCGGTAAGCTCCTGGCTCAGGTCGGAGGAGGGGGCCGGGCCTTGTATCTCGACCCCCGGGGCCGGGCGCACCACTATCTCCTTCCAACCCAATCGATTGGGGTGGTTGCCATCGCTGTACGATATCTGATAAGCCCGGCCCTCAGTGTATGGAAACTGTGCCTCAAACCACGCCGCCAATCGAAGGGTCTGAAGTCCGGCCTCGCCTGGTGATTGGATAAACTCGGCGTTTTGAGGCGACGCCAGAAGATTAAGCTCCTCGCCTGCTACGGAGAGTTTGAGGTTCTTGGCTAGCTCGATAACTTCCTTTTGCAGATAGGCCCGGGACTCAGCCTGGTCCACCTGGCCGTCTTTATTGGCATCTATCTCCTGGGTCTCCTGGAAGGCTGGAATCTCAGCCATGTCTATGACGTATCTGACCCTGATTACGCCCGCGTATATCTCCATCCTGCTGTATTGGTTAATGGTAAAGTTTCCCAGTGGGTGGGCCTCAGCGTTGTTGGGCCGTATTAGGCCTGACAGTGCGCCTACGATAGCCAGGGCTACGACTAATAGTGCGACGCGGCGGCAGAAGATACGCCCGGTCATGGCTTAGGGGCACCGTTGGCAGATATCTCTCGCAGGATTTCCTCCGCCCGGCTTTTGTGGATGAGAGAGAAAAAGGGATTGATATCCAGGGCTTCGGTCAGAAGCGTCCGCGCTTCCTGTTCGAGGCCAAGGGAGTGGCTGATGGCGCCGGCGTGGAAGAGCATCAGCGCGTCCTTGGTGCCAAGCTTTAGGGCCTCGCGGGAGTAGCCCAACGCCTCCTGCGAGCGGCCGTTTTTGAAGAACGCCCAGGCCAGGGCGTCGGCGGCGTGGACGCTAGGGCGACGCTGGTATTCCAGTGTCGCTCTGTCCAGGGCCGAGGACGGGTTGTTTCCAAGGTCGGCGTCGAAAAGCACCATTTCCAAATCCGTGTTCACCCCGCTCTGCTGGTACAACCTTGTCTGGAGGTTCACCAGTTCCACGGCCCGCGACGCCTCCTCAAGGTTGCCGGCGGCGATGTGCGTCTCCGTCAGAAGGATGGCGTATTCAGGCGCGGGATACCGTTCTACAACCTTTTCATGGGCGGCGATGGCTTTTGGAAAGTCGCCGCTGGCCGCGTAGATTCGGGCCAGGGCGGCCTCGGCGGGGATATAGTCCGCGTATAAGTCCAGGGCCTTGAGGTACTCGAGTTGGGCGGCGGCAAGGTCGCCGGTCTTGAAATAGAGGTGGCCTAGCTGCACCAGCGTCCATGACGTGCCTTCGGAAGCGCGTCCCCCCGCTTCAACGGCCTGCCGCATGGCCTGTATGGCCCCCGGCATGTCGCCCTGGAGCTCGCGGGCGTAGGAGACTCTTGAGTAGGAGCTCAGGTCCGGCCTCAGGTCCACCATCCGCTGGAAGGTCTCCCAGGCCTGGCTGTACTGGCCCAACTCGAGATAAGCGTCGCCGATGACCCCTTGCGCGGCGCTGCTGTAGGGGTTGATGGATGCCGCCTGCCGCCCATAGTCGAGGGCTTCCTGGAACTGGTGGCGGGACAACGCCAGAGCGCCCAGGCCTATTAGCGCGTCGGCGTGGCGGGAGTCCAGGGCTAAGGATTTTTCGAAAGCCCTTTGGGCCATGGAATAGTAGCTGGGATTGCTGGTGTCCCTGGCCTTTTGCAAGTACGCGCCGCCCAGGCTGGCGTAGGCTTGAGGGCTCTCAGCGCCGGAAGAGAGCCTGTCCTGGAGCGTCTGTATGAGCCGGTCCGTGGACGCCGCGCCGCCCAGACCGGAAGGGGCGGTATTGGCAGGGGAGGCGTCGGGGGCTATGGCCTGCCTGATTACCAGCGTTACCGCGGCTGCCAGGAGGGCGACAAATAAGAGAGCAATGACGCTGTATCCGTTTTTCTTTGTTATGGCAGCTTGTCTCATTTGAACTCGCGCCTTGTAAGTCTTAGGACTGCTGGCGGTGGGTCCGAAAGGGCACAGACCCACCGCCTCAGGTTAAGCCTAGCTATGAGGGAGCCTTAAACAGCTACCTGCGTAACTCTTCTGGCGCGGTAGAGGACCAGGCCGCCAGCCGCGAAAGCGGCCAGGCCTGCTCCTACAAACCACCAGAGGGAGGTAGACTGGCTGCCGGTATCGGGTGCGCCAACCTTGCCGTGGGGAACACTCTGGAAGCCTTGCCACGGATGGGCCAGGTAGGGGAACTTGTCGTGGAACTCAGCATCGTTTTCATCCACGCCGTCGCCCAACTTAACGCCGGTAGCGTCCGGGGTAAAGTCTGGATGGAACAAGGGGTAGGCCGCGCCAGCCACAGCTCGCAGCGAGATGTCGGTAACGTCGTCGGCCAGGCGGCGGCCATTGGGATAGCCCGCCAAGTCCCCACCCAGGACTCCCATGGCGTTGGGGTCGTCGCTGGGCGGTACGGCCACGTTCAGCCTCAACTGCTCGGAGGGCACCACGTCCTTAGGCATGGTGAGGCCCTCAATGCCGGTGAGGAAGATGGCGATAAGGTCATCCCGCTGGTCCGCGCTGCCAAAGGCCCCCTGGGGCGGCGCCTCAATGCCATAGAGGGCCTTCAGGAGCTTGCCAAGCTCAGGGTCAGTGACGTAGTTGGCGAACTGAGCGTCATCGGCGGGCACGGAGGCGTTCCACTTGTCCTTATCACCCAAGGGAATGACAACCTCGTTCACTAGAGGAGCGCCCAGCCGGGACACCTGCACCCAGTCGCCGGAGGTTTCCGGCGTGTCGCCCATATCGGAAAGCACCTTGGTGGCCATTCGAGACGAAGTGCCCCAGACGCCAATGACGGCATTTTCGTCAGTGGGGTCGTCGGGCATGGCTCCGTCCTTGGTGAGGTGCTTTATGGGAACCTGGATAGCGATGGAGTGGACGTTGTAGCCTTGCAGTCCGTCCACGCCGCCGCCCTTGTTGCCTGGGAGCTTGCGAATGGTAAGGAGGTCGAATATGGCGCCCAGGTCGACGAAGAAGGCATCGTCAGTGGGGCCGGCAAAAACTTTGTATCCGTCGCCCACAGATCTGACGGCGGCCCATGCCAGGGCCTCATAGTCTGGGGTGGACTTGGGGCCGATGTTGGCCGGGGCCACGGGTAGATCGGAGGCCAGCACCGTGGAACTACTGCCCTTAACTCTGGTAACGCTATAGGTCTGGCGTATGTTCCAGTCCGTGTCTGTGAGGGAAGTAATGGGCCCAGTGTTGTAGAGGAAGGTGTCAGGGTTCATGATGTGAGTCTTGAACCTGAACTGGTAGGAGATGTCCTCAACAGCCGACCCGTCGTTGTCGATTTTGATCTCGTAGAGGACATCATCGCCAAAGTGGTGGAAGTTGGGACCTCCGGCGGGCTCCTCCATGGGATTGACGGACATGATCAAAGTCACGGTGTCCGGCTTGTCCGGGCTGACAAAGGCGTAGACGTCGGTGGTGTCAGCCTGAGGATCACTGGAGATTAGCGGGGCCTCCCTGTGGCTGGAGGCCGAGGTGATGAACGGGATCACTAAAAGGACCATGGATACTGCCGCCAGTATCACAATGGAAAGTTTGGTTCTCTGCATGGGACTCTCTCCTTGTAAGTAGTTATTGGGTCGCGCTTGCCCTTTTAGAGGCCTAACCAACACGCACTAATCCAGGTTATCTCGATTGAGTATTTTTCGGAATACATTCAAAGGGATTAGTCGTAAGCACCTGTGCTTAGTCCATATGATTACGTTATCCTCTCTAAACACTGCCTCATATTAATGATTGCGAAATAAAATCCTCCACGGATCACCGCCCTTTTGGAAGCGGGATTTTTAATGCAAAAAGCCGACAAAATTTCTTTGTGGGATAAACTTTGCGGACTAGTAAGCGCTAGCTCTACCTAACCATGAGCCGGCGTGGTACAGACTAGTCCCGTGGCTTCTTCTTTGACTCCGTGAACGCAGATCGCTCTTTGTTTGTCTGACCTCTTAAAACGTATCGCGTGCTGAGACCTCTGTTGAGCCGGGATAAAACGCCAGGGCGCAATTATTGAGAGGCGTGTCCTGGAAGGGTATACTTGGAAGGATGCCCCTGTAGCTCAGCGGATAGAGCACCGGCCTCCGGAGCCGGGTGCGGGTGTTCGATTCACCCCAGGGGCGCCACCTGTTTCCAGTACAGCTTTGTCGTATCGGGGCGTGGCGCAGCGGTAGCGCGCATGGTTTGGGACCATGAGGCCGTGGGTTCGATCCCCACCGCCCCGACCATCTTTTGCCGCCCGATTTTTTACCGGAGGAGTTAAGACCCTCATGACAGGCAGAGCCAACTGGTACTACAATCATCCCCCCACCTGCACCTGTGTCGATTGCAACGAGCGGCGGTTGGGACGCAAGAAGGATAAAGGCAAGAGTTCCTGGTTAAAGAAGTTATGGCCCTTCTCTAAGAACAAGGACTAGGAGGCGCGCGGTGGCTACGCAAGTCGTTTCTCAAAAAGAGCAAGATGTCCTGAAAATGCTGCGCTCCATACCACTGGGGCCGGTCATCGACGAGATGAACAAGATGGGCTACCACTGGATGTTGATGGAAGGCGTGCGCTCTCGAACGCCGGGGCGGCGGCTGGCGGGCCGGGCGGTGACCCTTCGATACCTGCCGCCTCGTCCCGATGTCCATCAGGAGGTTCGATACGGCACCAAGGACTCGCCCGAATACCGCGCCTACGAGCTGTGCGGCCCGGGCACGGTGCTGGTCATCGACGCCTATGGGCGCATCGACGAGCGTGGCATTGTGGGCGGGGACGTGAAGTTCCACCGCCTCAAGCGCCGCGGCTGCGAGGGCCTGGTGACCGACGGCTCGGTGCGGGACATCAACGAGATGCGGCCCTACGGCTTCGCCATTTTTACTCAGCAGACCTCCCTGGCCGCCGGCCCCACCATACCCTTCGCCTATGGCGTCAACGAAGTCGTTCAGTGCGGCGGCGTGCTGGTGAGGCCCGGCGACTACATCGTCGGCGAGGACGACGGCGTGGTGGTGATACCGGCGTCGATAATCGAGAAGGTGGTCGAAGAGGCCTCGGAGCACGACCGGCTGGAGAAGCTGCTGAAGGCGATGATGGACCAGGGCGACTTCTCGCCCGGCCAGTACTACCCCCTGAGCGAGGACAACCGGCGTCGGCTCAAGGAGGCGGCGGCCAAGAAGGGTATGAAAGCCTAAAGGATTTGTGTTAACCTTTCGTCCCGTCCAGATGACCGTTAGGCATCGGGGCGGGTCTTCTTTTGCCCTGGTGGCCGCAATAGCAAGGCTTCTTTGAAAAAACTCCACGAATACGCCGCCCTCCGTTCCCTCAAATACCCCGCCTTCCGATATCTGTGGCTATCCGTCTTCCTGTGGGCAGCGGCCAACTGGATGCAGCGGCTGGCGGTGAGCTGGCTTGTGCTGAAAGAGACTGAGAGTCCCATAGCCGTGTCCATGGTCTATGCCTTCAACTTCATGCCCAACCTGTTCCTGGGGCCTTTCGCCGGCGTTATCCTGGACAGGGTCAACCGCAAGCACATGCTGGTGGTCATCCAGTTAGCGGCGGGGCTGTCGTGTCTCGCCATCGCTGTCGCGGCGCTGATGGGCAGCGCCCACACGTGGTTTATTTTAACGATGTCCGGCGTTTTCGGCGTGTCAGTAGCTTTCAACATCCCGACGGTGCCCAGTATGGTCTTCGACATCGTCGAGCCGCAGGACGCGCTAAACGCCAACGCCCTGCGGACCATTGCCTTCCGCATCATGGGCATCATCGGCTCCGCCGTGGGTGGCGTACTGGTGGCGGTCATCGGCGTCGGTGGGACAGTGCTGACCTCCAGCGTCATCTTTGGCCTGGCGGCTTTTAACACCGCGCTGATCAGGTACCAGGGGCCGAAGCGGGAGGTCGCCAGAAAGTCGGTGATGCGGGAGATGTGGGAGGGATTTCGTTATTTCAGCCGCAACGGCGCTGTGGGGAGCATGATCGTCGCGGCCATGTTCGCCGAAGCCTTTGGCTTCGGAATGCTGGCCCTGGTGCCGTTCTTTGCCAACGAGGGGTTTTTGGACGTGGGGTCGGAGGGGCTGGGAGTGATGCAGGGCATGGTGGGCCTGGGCGGCGGCATCGCGGGCGTGTTCCTGGCCACGTATGGCAAGCAGGGGCGGCGAGGCTGGCTCCTAGTCATCGGCTTTGTTTTCTACAGCGTTTTCGTCGGCATCTTCGGCGCGTCCAACATATTCGCGCTGTCTATGGCGATGCTGCTGGGGTTTGGCCTGGCGGCGGGCCTTTTCGACATGACCATCGTGGTGCTATTGCAGGCCAACGTGCCCCAGGAGATGCGAGGACGCGTAATGGGGGCGTGGACGCTGGCCCTGGGCTTTGGGCCGGTGGGGGCGCTGCTGCTGGGCCTGTGGGGGGAGCTGTGGGGCGTCCGCGTGGCGCTGTACATCGGCTCGGCGATACTGGCGGCGGCGGCTGTGGCCCTAATCGCGACGCCCTGGGTGCGACGGCTGGCCTAGCTTTGGCTGTATAATCCAACCCATGCCTAAAAGACACCCTGGCCTGGACTAGCCGTGGCCCGCGGCCCCCGAATCCACGCCCTACGCTCCTTTCAGTACCCGGCTTTCCGTTACCTTTGGGTCTCAGCCTTCCTGTGGGCCGCCGCCAACTGGATGCAGCGGCTGGCAGTAAGCTGGCTGGTCTTGAAGGTCACAGGCAGCCCCTTTGCCGTCGCGTTGGTCTTCGCCCTGAACCACCTGCCCATCCTTCTGCTTGGCCCCTTTGTCGGCATCCTGATGGACCGGGTCAATCGAAAGCATCTGCTGATGGCCAACCAGGTAGCCGCGACGCTGACCTGCATAGTCATCGCCCTGGTAGCCTACTCCGACAACCCCCAGGTGTGGCTTGTCATGGTCCTGTCCTTTGTCTTCGGCGTGTCTATGGCCTTCAACGGCCCTCTTATCAACACCCTGATGTTCGACATCGTGGACGCCAAGGACGCTTTGAACGCCAACGCCCTGCGGTCCATAGGCCAGCGCTCCATGAGCATTGTCGGAGCGACGCTGGGCGGGGTGCTGACGGACGTGGTGGGCGTCGGCACCGCGGTGATGGTGTCGGCGGGAATACTGCTGGTGGCCCTGGGCAACACGGCGTTGATGAAATACCAGCGCCTCGTGGTGCAGTGGGCCAAGGCCGGGGTCTTTCGCCAGTTGGCGGAAGGCGTCCGGCACTTCAGGCACAACCCTCCTGTGAAAACCATGCTGCTGGGGACTATGGTGGCGGAGGGCTTCGGCTACGGCTCCCTGTCCCTGCTGCCCCTCTTCGCCGACGAAGGGGTCCTGGACGTCGGCTCCAAGGGCCTGGGCGTTATGCAGGGTGCCATAGGCATGGGCGGGGCTGTCGCAGGTTTTATCTGGGCCGGCTTCAGCCAGCACAAGCGTCGAGGCCTGGTGCTGGCCCTGGCCTTTGTGTGCTACGGCGTGGCGATGGCAGGCTTCTCCGTCTCCGACGTGTTTCTCCTGTCCCTGGCGGCGCTGTTGCTCTTCGGCATAGCCGCCGGCACCTATGACATGACCATTGTGGTGCTGCTGCAGGGGAACGTGCCGACGGAGATGCGGGGCCGAGTTATGGGGGCGTGGAGCTTCGCCATTGGCATCCAGCCGCTGGGGGCCATGGTGCTGGGCGCGCTGGCAGAGGCCTTCGGGGTCAGGGTTGCCATGGCGTCGGCGGCGGGCATACTGGTGGTCACATCCTTGTTTTCTATGCTGGCGGTACCTCACGTGCGCCGCCTGGCTTAACGGTTGCTCACGGGCCGTTCATGGGCTAGTCTATGGGCGCATTCACTTCAAATCTATAGGAGACCAACTCCATGCCCCAGGGAAAGTCCCGTCTTGAAGGTAAGGTAGCCATTGTCACCGGCGCCGGCGCGCGAGGCAGGGTCATGGGCAACGGCAAGGCCGCGGCCATACTCTTCGCCCGCGAAGGGGCAAAGGTGGTGGCTATGGACGTGTCCGAGGAGCGCCTGGCCGACACCATCGCCGTCATCCGAGAGGACGGCGGCGACGCCATACCCTTCGTCGGTGATGTCACCAAGTCCGGCGACTGCAAGGCGATGGTTAAGGCGGCGGTGTCCAAGTATGGGAAGTTGGACATCCTTCATAACAACGTCGGCATCAACGGCCCGGGCAGCGTGGTGGACGTCACCGAGGATGACTGGGACATGGTGATGTCCGTGAACCTGACGAGTATGGTATTGACGAGCAAATTCGCCATTCCCGAGATGATAAAGAGCGGCGGCGGCGCCATTGTCAACATTTCATCTATATCGGCCATACGCCCTCGTGGCATGACCTCATATACGGTGTCCAAAGCGGGCGTGGTGGCCCTGACCAAGGCCATGGCTCTGGACTACGCCCCGCAGAGGATTCGCGTCAACTGCCTGCTGCCCGGCCCGGCCTACACGTCCATGGTGGCGGGCGGTATGTCGGAGGAGATGCGGGACCTGCGGCGGCAGGCGTCGCCCCTGGGCATTGAGGGCAGCTCCTGGGACATCGCCTACGCTGCGTTGTATCTAGCCAGCGACGAGGCGCGATGGGTCACGGGGGCGGAGATTGTTGTCGACGGCGGCGTAAGCCTCGTCAATGCCAAGCGGTAGATTCGCAGAAGGAGGCGGACATGGTGGAGCAGTTTAAGCTCAAGCCGGAGGAGTCGGTGCGGGTCAGCGAGAAGGCCCTGCGTGCTACCGTCCAGGCCATGTTCCAGAAGGTGGGACTGGGGCGTGACGACGCCGCGCTGGCCACCGACGTGCTGGTCACTGCCGATCTGCGGGGCGTAGATACTCATGGCGTCTCCAACCTCCTCCGTCTATATCTAGAGCGATACCAGAATGGCAACATCAATGCCAAGCCCAACTGGCGCATTCTTCGCGAGTCCCCTACCACCGCAACCATTGATTCGGACACGGGCCACGGCATCATCATCACGCCCAAGGCTATGGAAATCGCCGTTGAGAAAGCTAGAAAGACCGGCGTGGGTATGGTGACCGTCACCAACGCGCGGCACCTGGCTATGGCGTCGTACCATGCCATGGTCGCGCTGAAGCACGACATGATCGGCGTATGCATGACCAGCAGCCCGCCGACGGTGGTGCCCACCTTCGCCGGCAAGCCTCTGCTGGGCACCAACCCCATCGCCTTCGCCGCGCCGGCGGACAAGGAGCCGCCCTTTGTTTTCGACGCAGCCACCAGCGTCATCCCCGACAACAAGGTGCACATCGCGCGTCGCCTGGGCATCCCGCTCCTACCCGGCTGGTTGGCCGACGACGAGGGCCGCCCCATCATGGAGCCGACGCCCGCGCCGGAGTTCGGCAAGCACAAGTTGGTCCCACTGGGCAGCGTGCGCGAGATGGGATCCCACAAAGGCTACGGCCTGGGCGCGATTGTCGACATCCTGTGCGCGGTGTTATCCAATAGCGGCTTCGGCGCTATGCGGCCTCGAATGACCTTCGCCCACTACGTTGCCGCCTACAACGTCGAAGCCTTTACCGACCTGCCGCGGTTCAAGTCGATGATGGATGAGTTCCTGCGCACCCTGAAGTCCACGCCGACCGCCCCGGGCCACGACCGTGTGCTGGTGGCGGGGCAGCTGGAGTGGGAGACTACGCAAGACCGTCTAAAGAACGGCATACCTCTCCATCAAGAGGTCATCGATTGGTTTAAGAAGGCCTGCGGCGATATGGGCATCGCGTATAACTTGACCTAGACCCGGGGCCCAAAGTATCGAGGCGTTTGCCTTTAGCCCCTAAGTCCGAGGGTGTAGAATGGTATGACGACTTTCGTAGCATAGGTATTAAGAAACAGCAATGCTGATTGAGCCAGCCAGTTCGGTTACAGACGCAGTCCTGGCGCTGGCGGCGCTGTTCGCGGCCTCCAGCCTGAGCGGCGAGGGGAAGACCTACACCCGCTGGCGCTGGGCCTTTGTGTTCATCGGCGCCGCCGCGCTCCTCGGGGCGGTCCATCACGGATTCCTGGAGGAAACGCCTTCCGTCGCGCGGCATACCTGGGCGGCCATTACCATCCTGGTCGCCATCAGCATATCCTTCGTGCTGTCGGCGACAATATCCACAGTCTTGGGCGAAGGCCGGGGGAAAATACTGCTGGCCGTGCGCACAGTGAGCCTGGCGGTCTTCATCGTTCTCGCCGTCATGGGACACGCCACCATGTCCACCCTGATGATCAGCGAGGGCGGCACTATGCTAATCATCCTGGGGCTGTGGGCCACGGCGCTGTGGAAGAGGACGCCTGTTGTGACGTTTATAATCGCTTCCATTGTTATAAGCGGGGCCGGAGGCGTTGTGCGGAGCCTGCCCGTTGGCGTGGACATAGGGGGCTGGCACTTCGGCGGGGCGGCCTGGTTCCATATCATGCAGACGTTAGGGATTGTCCTGCTATTCTTTGGTGTGGAGCGATGGGGATATAGACGGGTTGAAGCCAGAAAAATCAGGAGAGGCGGGACCTGGGTGACGTAGCCGAGTTTCGCGCCGCTGGACGCGCAGCGGACACAGATGCCCACCCCGGACTGGGCCGGCGACTAGCCTGGTCTAGGGTTTAGAGGCGCGACATGGCGGATATCAAGTGGAAGACGCTGACGGATATCAAGCCAGACCAGGAATACCTGGTCATGGCATCCTTCCTGCCATTGAGGGGTCTGTGGCGCGTGCCCAGGTTTCTTTTCTACACCGCGGACATACAAAAACAGCTTAACCAGACCAGGGGAGTCGTCGGATATGGGCTGAGGGCGCTTTTGCTCAAGCGTCGCTTTTACACGCTGTCGGCGTGGGAGAGCCAGGAGGCGCTAAGCGAGTTCAACAGGGCCATGCCCCATAGCGAGATTGCGATGCGTCTGAAGCGGCGCATGGGCAAGTCCAAGTTCGTGTTCTGGAAGGCCAAGGGGAGCGGACTGCCGCCGACATGGGATCAGGCTTTTAGCAGACTCGCGATGCCGAAGGAGCCTAAGGGTTAGCCCGCCGGTATCCTGTCCTTAAATCCAAACCCCGTCAGCGGCGCCAGCACCACCTCGTCCCGCCCAATGGCCCCCGCCCGCACCAGCGCCTCCAACCCCGCCAGCGCCGCCGCCGAAGTCGGCTCCGCCAGCAGACCTTCCTCGCTCGCTAGCAGCGATTGCCATAGCAGAATCGACTCCTCAGACACCGCCACCGCTTGGCCGCCGCTGTCGTTGATTACTTGAAGGCATTGTTGAAGCCTCGGCGGGCGTTCCACGGCGATGCCGCCCGCCACCGTAGCCACGCCCCCGCTGGGCCGCCACGCGTCGCCTCGATATGCCGACGCTAGCGGCTGGCAGGCTTCGGTCTGGACGGCGTGAAGCCTTGGCATGGACTTGGCCCTGCCATCCTTCATAGCCTCCACCCAACCCTTCCACGCGCCAATGAGCAGCGACC carries:
- a CDS encoding MFS transporter; translation: MKKLHEYAALRSLKYPAFRYLWLSVFLWAAANWMQRLAVSWLVLKETESPIAVSMVYAFNFMPNLFLGPFAGVILDRVNRKHMLVVIQLAAGLSCLAIAVAALMGSAHTWFILTMSGVFGVSVAFNIPTVPSMVFDIVEPQDALNANALRTIAFRIMGIIGSAVGGVLVAVIGVGGTVLTSSVIFGLAAFNTALIRYQGPKREVARKSVMREMWEGFRYFSRNGAVGSMIVAAMFAEAFGFGMLALVPFFANEGFLDVGSEGLGVMQGMVGLGGGIAGVFLATYGKQGRRGWLLVIGFVFYSVFVGIFGASNIFALSMAMLLGFGLAAGLFDMTIVVLLQANVPQEMRGRVMGAWTLALGFGPVGALLLGLWGELWGVRVALYIGSAILAAAAVALIATPWVRRLA
- a CDS encoding high frequency lysogenization protein HflD codes for the protein MRTPSRPPPALLPSAPSPSTDKGGGFTSLITTESLTLPVLLFSALAAMLWGALHALSPGHGKTIVAAYLVGSRASFKHAFLIGIPVTVTHTITVFALGLVTLLASQYILAEDLFPWIELTSGILVIGLGLWLLQSRLRALLGDTSWLKTRLPAFGLVSRLHHPHSHGHERADDKAERDHPHSHQHIPHGGDVNWKSLMTVGVTGGLLPCPSAVVIMLSAIALHRIGFGLFLVVAFSLGLAGTLTAVALLFLYGRKLLFRFTGHQHGAMSKVGEAAMRFFPVGSAAVISAAGLIIILKATSNF
- a CDS encoding tetratricopeptide repeat protein: MRQAAITKKNGYSVIALLFVALLAAAVTLVIRQAIAPDASPANTAPSGLGGAASTDRLIQTLQDRLSSGAESPQAYASLGGAYLQKARDTSNPSYYSMAQRAFEKSLALDSRHADALIGLGALALSRHQFQEALDYGRQAASINPYSSAAQGVIGDAYLELGQYSQAWETFQRMVDLRPDLSSYSRVSYARELQGDMPGAIQAMRQAVEAGGRASEGTSWTLVQLGHLYFKTGDLAAAQLEYLKALDLYADYIPAEAALARIYAASGDFPKAIAAHEKVVERYPAPEYAILLTETHIAAGNLEEASRAVELVNLQTRLYQQSGVNTDLEMVLFDADLGNNPSSALDRATLEYQRRPSVHAADALAWAFFKNGRSQEALGYSREALKLGTKDALMLFHAGAISHSLGLEQEARTLLTEALDINPFFSLIHKSRAEEILREISANGAPKP
- a CDS encoding DUF4331 domain-containing protein; this encodes MVLLVIPFITSASSHREAPLISSDPQADTTDVYAFVSPDKPDTVTLIMSVNPMEEPAGGPNFHHFGDDVLYEIKIDNDGSAVEDISYQFRFKTHIMNPDTFLYNTGPITSLTDTDWNIRQTYSVTRVKGSSSTVLASDLPVAPANIGPKSTPDYEALAWAAVRSVGDGYKVFAGPTDDAFFVDLGAIFDLLTIRKLPGNKGGGVDGLQGYNVHSIAIQVPIKHLTKDGAMPDDPTDENAVIGVWGTSSRMATKVLSDMGDTPETSGDWVQVSRLGAPLVNEVVIPLGDKDKWNASVPADDAQFANYVTDPELGKLLKALYGIEAPPQGAFGSADQRDDLIAIFLTGIEGLTMPKDVVPSEQLRLNVAVPPSDDPNAMGVLGGDLAGYPNGRRLADDVTDISLRAVAGAAYPLFHPDFTPDATGVKLGDGVDENDAEFHDKFPYLAHPWQGFQSVPHGKVGAPDTGSQSTSLWWFVGAGLAAFAAGGLVLYRARRVTQVAV
- a CDS encoding sortase; the protein is MLKRLTARLKTRRAAVIAAWLLVLSGLGVAAGMPLFYWRQDQSADRFLTQLTAQVASLQDTPSYLPLPSENDSIAIDLPTPPNPAAPGTPIAASQEPAPSPEPRVDPAYTSPAPIPTATPKPPAKEKISVNAFGKTYIFESLQDTLPSLGALPPAERILVPSIDVDAPVNTLDLIKDEDNKLYYQQPKGSIGRIETAGNPGEGARGWYFGHIRSSGPSDEKFEQLPSVMDKITNGEPVDVILFAGGSAYLYRAYGKPVILTSVEMDSGYFHKNLYAPKAEIVLVTCVPPNKPTHRFLMTAELIGVAEL